From Algoriphagus sp. NG3, the proteins below share one genomic window:
- a CDS encoding dihydrodipicolinate synthase family protein, translating to MNWKGVFPAVTTKFHADGSLDMELFFKNIDFQLESGVQGIILGGTLGESSVLSQEEKITLTKETVKYLNGKIPVILNIAEGATQDALFWAAKAKELGASGLMILPPMRYAADSREVVAYFKTVANSTDLPIMIYNNPVDYKTLVTIDMFAELAECENIQAIKESTRDISNVTRMRNRFGDRFKLLCGVDTLAMEELVMGADGWVAGLVCAFPKETVTIFNLVNEGKYEEARKIYRWFLPLLELDIHPKLVQYIKLAEQHCGIGSEHVRAPRLTLVGEERERIEKIITEGISKRPQL from the coding sequence GATATGGAACTGTTTTTCAAAAACATTGACTTTCAACTGGAATCCGGAGTACAAGGGATTATCCTTGGTGGCACGCTAGGCGAAAGCTCTGTACTATCTCAGGAAGAAAAAATCACGCTAACGAAAGAGACCGTTAAGTACCTGAACGGGAAAATCCCAGTGATTCTAAATATTGCCGAGGGTGCTACCCAAGATGCCCTTTTCTGGGCAGCAAAAGCTAAAGAGCTTGGAGCTTCAGGATTGATGATCCTGCCTCCTATGCGCTATGCCGCAGACTCCCGAGAGGTGGTAGCCTATTTCAAGACTGTAGCCAACAGCACTGATCTTCCAATTATGATCTATAATAATCCAGTGGACTATAAGACCCTAGTGACTATTGATATGTTTGCTGAGTTGGCTGAATGTGAAAATATCCAAGCAATCAAGGAGTCAACCCGTGACATCTCCAATGTGACGAGGATGAGAAACAGATTTGGAGACAGATTTAAACTGCTATGTGGTGTAGATACCTTGGCAATGGAGGAGTTGGTGATGGGTGCGGACGGGTGGGTAGCCGGATTGGTTTGTGCTTTTCCCAAGGAAACGGTCACAATCTTCAATCTTGTGAATGAAGGGAAATATGAAGAAGCCAGAAAAATCTATCGTTGGTTCCTCCCTCTCCTGGAACTGGATATACACCCCAAGCTAGTCCAATACATCAAGCTTGCCGAGCAGCACTGTGGCATAGGCAGCGAACACGTGAGAGCCCCAAGGCTAACCTTGGTCGGGGAAGAGCGTGAGCGCATTGAAAAAATTATTACTGAGGGGATTTCCAAAAGGCCACAGCTATAA